The Siniperca chuatsi isolate FFG_IHB_CAS linkage group LG9, ASM2008510v1, whole genome shotgun sequence genome includes a region encoding these proteins:
- the nbn gene encoding nibrin isoform X2, protein MWILTPLQPGGVTHYLFSSKEYVVGRKNCDILLPSDQSISRAHAHLTATDQTLTLKDTSKYGTFVNSQRLTENTPVTLKSGDNVTFGVFDSKFSVEHQKPVVCSSCLGNDGKASLSETLLTLGGKLVNSWTQDCTHLAMPSAKVTVKTISALLCCRPIVKPEFFSELNKAAQQKLPPPKAESFIPEIDEPSLNKEDVNFGAIPVRKQLFTGKTFIFLSAKQLKRLSAAVSFGGGRSQLLEEGSLPRDLLESPQSCVVDATTGSSQALLPFSTTEWANSVKNIVQRKGLRVITESEIGLAAVYASCNKFCNPSSVISDSGSVQNMKPRIPSASLSQSVAVDETVLPSTSQNITAYAANTEPSQGTELCKVTGVTAVGETPEKKQNQNAGQLCGSKPVAKKTATQCIVADTMRSLFNTVENTDSQRKKPESKPTGAGSSGIRSQTSLPRTNGGTKTFLQKQSPPKQQIYAQASPQKQSTLTSFFQTVNKKRPLEDELFAVMSEPKRPVLESSISIQAPNTPAATSQTPLGSAADLFVGQSEVQSDRVSHAVQEEPRSRKRKEMEAEIQMDELESIMSEDMDCFDEQPSDNQGQQAQLMMHSSAKQKQGLKTVEASSKKQRVHVEENGTNKRPQVEKEAGSHNNHSQKSEQHIVSIKTEQVHPFEYRTTYHEPSNPPEVSTASTSKNIEPFEDDEASFIEDLELLKADICQPKEETKTPLKPVTVKQELQESKIDEDLPKKVVLVEFRSLTVTAPPKTKPKRMQDIGYAKNFKCFRKICRPGAGGSPHIIGGSDLLVHNRGKNSDLDEWLKDAAEEERQSRRDESVGDDLFRYNPTKLTRRR, encoded by the exons atgtggATACTGACACCCCTGCAGCCTGGAG GTGTGACCCACTATCTCTTCTCCAGTAAAGAGTATGTGGTGGGGCGCAAGAACTGTGACATCCTCCTACCCAGCGACCAGTCCATCAGCAGGGCTCATGCTCACCTCACtgctactgaccag ACCCTGACTCTAAAAGACACCTCCAAGTATGGTACATTTGTCAACAGCCAGCGCTTGACAGAGAACACACCAGTCACCCTGAAGTCAGGGGACAATGTTACATTTGGGGTTTTTGACAGCAAATTCAG TGTGGAACATCAGAAGCCAGTGGTGTGTTCGTCGTGTTTGGGCAACGATGGCAAGGCATCACTCTCTGAGACCCTGTTGACTTTGGGTGGAAAGCTGGTCAACAGCTGGACTCAGGACTGCACCCACCTGGCCATGCCCTCTGCTAAAGTCACCGTTAAG ACTATTTCTGCCCTGCTCTGCTGCCGTCCCATCGTGAAGCCAGAGTTCTTCTCAGAGCTCAACAAAGCTGCTCAGCAAAAATTACCCCCTCCTAAAGCTGAGAG TTTCATCCCTGAGATCGATGAGCCCAGCTTGAATAAAGAGGATGTTAACTTTGGAGCGATTCCAGTTCGCAAACAGCTTTTCACTGGAAAGACCTTCATATTCCTCAGTGCCAAACAG CTGAAGCGCCTGAGTGCAGCAGTGAGTTTTGGAGGTGGCAGGAgtcagctgctggaggagggcTCTCTGCCCCGGGACCTGCTGGAGTCTCCACAGAGCTGTGTGGTCGATGCTACAACAGGCAGCTCCCAAGCTCTGCTTCCTTTCTCTACCACAGAGTGGGCAAACTCTGTGAAGAACATTGTTCAAAG AAAAGGCCTTCGAGTCATCACAGAGTCTGAAATTGGTTTGGCTGCCGTCTATGCTTCCTGTAACAAGTTCTGCAATCCATCCAGTGTAATATCAGACTCAG GCTCAGTCCAAAACATGAAACCCAGAATTCCAAGTGCTTCGCTGTCACAGAGCGTGGCGGTGGATGAGACTGTGTTACCTTCAACATCCCAGAACATCACAGCTTATGCAGCTAACACAGAGCCATCACAAGG gACAGAGCTATGTAAAGTTACAGGGGTGACGGCAGTAGGGGAGACTCCTGAGAAGAAGCAAAACCAGAATGCTGGTCAGCTCTGTGGATCCAAACCCGTAGCTAAGAAGACAGCCACTCAGTGCATTGTGGCTGATACAATGAGATCATTGTTTAACACTGTAGAGAACACAGACTCACAGAGGAAGAAGCCTGAGTCCAAACCGACAG GTGCAGGCAGCAGTGGCATTAGGTCCCAGACATCCCTTCCTAGGACCAATGGTGGCACAAAGACATTCCTACAGAAGCAATCTCCTCCGAAACAACAAATCTATGCACAAGCTTCCCCACAGAAACAATCAACTCTGACCAGTTTCTTTCAAACAGTCAACAAGAAAAG GCCTTTGGAGGACGAGCTCTTCGCTGTTATGTCAGAGCCAAAAAGGCCTGTACTGGAATCATCCATCAGCATACAGGCACCAAACACCCCTGCAGCAACATCCCAGACTCCACTGGGGTCAGCAGCTGATCTTTTTGTAGGACAGTCAGAGGTTCAGTCAGACAGGGTCTCCCACGCTGTCCAGGAGGAGCCACGgagcagaaagaggaaggagatggAAGCAGAGATACAGATGGATGAACTGGAGTCTATTATGTCTGAGGATATGGACTGCTTTGATGAGCAGCCCTCAGATAATCAAGGCCAGCAAGCACAGCTAATGATGCACAGTTCAGCCAAACAGAAACAAGGTTTAAAAACTGTGGAGGCCTCAAGCAAGAAGCAACGGGTCCACGTAGAAGAAAATGGAACCAACAAAAGGCCACAGGTGGAAAAAGAGGCAGGTTCCCATAACAACCACAGCCAAAAATCTGAACAGCACATTGTCTCCATCAAGACAGAGCAGGTCCATCCTTTTGAATACAGGACAACTTATCATGAGCCCAGCAATCCTCCAGAAGTGTCAACTGCCAGTACAAGTAAAAACATTGAGCCTTTTGAAGATGACGAGGCATCTTTCATTGAG GATTTAGAACTACTCAAAGCAGATATTTGCCAACCTAAAGAAGAGACCAAGACTCCTCTGAAACCTGTTACAGTCAAACAGGAGCTTCAA GAGTCAAAGATTGATGAAGACCTTCCTAAAAAGGTGGTGTTAGTGGAGTTTAGATCTCTCACTGTGACTGCACCTcccaaaaccaaaccaaagagGATGCAGGATATCGGCTATGCAAAGAACTTCAAATGTTTCCGCAAG ATCTGCCGGCCAGGCGCAGGCGGCTCACCCCACATTATCGGAGGGTCTGATCTGCTGGTTCACAACAGGGGCAAGAACTCTGATCTGGATGAATGGCTGAAAGATGCAGCTGAG gagGAACGTCAGAGCAGACGAGACGAGAGTGTAGGAGATGACCTCTTTAG atacAACCCCACCAAACTAACCAGGAGAAGATGA
- the nbn gene encoding nibrin isoform X1 has product MWILTPLQPGGVTHYLFSSKEYVVGRKNCDILLPSDQSISRAHAHLTATDQTLTLKDTSKYGTFVNSQRLTENTPVTLKSGDNVTFGVFDSKFSVEHQKPVVCSSCLGNDGKASLSETLLTLGGKLVNSWTQDCTHLAMPSAKVTVKTISALLCCRPIVKPEFFSELNKAAQQKLPPPKAESFIPEIDEPSLNKEDVNFGAIPVRKQLFTGKTFIFLSAKQLKRLSAAVSFGGGRSQLLEEGSLPRDLLESPQSCVVDATTGSSQALLPFSTTEWANSVKNIVQRKGLRVITESEIGLAAVYASCNKFCNPSSVISDSVLGSVQNMKPRIPSASLSQSVAVDETVLPSTSQNITAYAANTEPSQGTELCKVTGVTAVGETPEKKQNQNAGQLCGSKPVAKKTATQCIVADTMRSLFNTVENTDSQRKKPESKPTGAGSSGIRSQTSLPRTNGGTKTFLQKQSPPKQQIYAQASPQKQSTLTSFFQTVNKKRPLEDELFAVMSEPKRPVLESSISIQAPNTPAATSQTPLGSAADLFVGQSEVQSDRVSHAVQEEPRSRKRKEMEAEIQMDELESIMSEDMDCFDEQPSDNQGQQAQLMMHSSAKQKQGLKTVEASSKKQRVHVEENGTNKRPQVEKEAGSHNNHSQKSEQHIVSIKTEQVHPFEYRTTYHEPSNPPEVSTASTSKNIEPFEDDEASFIEDLELLKADICQPKEETKTPLKPVTVKQELQESKIDEDLPKKVVLVEFRSLTVTAPPKTKPKRMQDIGYAKNFKCFRKICRPGAGGSPHIIGGSDLLVHNRGKNSDLDEWLKDAAEEERQSRRDESVGDDLFRYNPTKLTRRR; this is encoded by the exons atgtggATACTGACACCCCTGCAGCCTGGAG GTGTGACCCACTATCTCTTCTCCAGTAAAGAGTATGTGGTGGGGCGCAAGAACTGTGACATCCTCCTACCCAGCGACCAGTCCATCAGCAGGGCTCATGCTCACCTCACtgctactgaccag ACCCTGACTCTAAAAGACACCTCCAAGTATGGTACATTTGTCAACAGCCAGCGCTTGACAGAGAACACACCAGTCACCCTGAAGTCAGGGGACAATGTTACATTTGGGGTTTTTGACAGCAAATTCAG TGTGGAACATCAGAAGCCAGTGGTGTGTTCGTCGTGTTTGGGCAACGATGGCAAGGCATCACTCTCTGAGACCCTGTTGACTTTGGGTGGAAAGCTGGTCAACAGCTGGACTCAGGACTGCACCCACCTGGCCATGCCCTCTGCTAAAGTCACCGTTAAG ACTATTTCTGCCCTGCTCTGCTGCCGTCCCATCGTGAAGCCAGAGTTCTTCTCAGAGCTCAACAAAGCTGCTCAGCAAAAATTACCCCCTCCTAAAGCTGAGAG TTTCATCCCTGAGATCGATGAGCCCAGCTTGAATAAAGAGGATGTTAACTTTGGAGCGATTCCAGTTCGCAAACAGCTTTTCACTGGAAAGACCTTCATATTCCTCAGTGCCAAACAG CTGAAGCGCCTGAGTGCAGCAGTGAGTTTTGGAGGTGGCAGGAgtcagctgctggaggagggcTCTCTGCCCCGGGACCTGCTGGAGTCTCCACAGAGCTGTGTGGTCGATGCTACAACAGGCAGCTCCCAAGCTCTGCTTCCTTTCTCTACCACAGAGTGGGCAAACTCTGTGAAGAACATTGTTCAAAG AAAAGGCCTTCGAGTCATCACAGAGTCTGAAATTGGTTTGGCTGCCGTCTATGCTTCCTGTAACAAGTTCTGCAATCCATCCAGTGTAATATCAGACTCAG ttttAGGCTCAGTCCAAAACATGAAACCCAGAATTCCAAGTGCTTCGCTGTCACAGAGCGTGGCGGTGGATGAGACTGTGTTACCTTCAACATCCCAGAACATCACAGCTTATGCAGCTAACACAGAGCCATCACAAGG gACAGAGCTATGTAAAGTTACAGGGGTGACGGCAGTAGGGGAGACTCCTGAGAAGAAGCAAAACCAGAATGCTGGTCAGCTCTGTGGATCCAAACCCGTAGCTAAGAAGACAGCCACTCAGTGCATTGTGGCTGATACAATGAGATCATTGTTTAACACTGTAGAGAACACAGACTCACAGAGGAAGAAGCCTGAGTCCAAACCGACAG GTGCAGGCAGCAGTGGCATTAGGTCCCAGACATCCCTTCCTAGGACCAATGGTGGCACAAAGACATTCCTACAGAAGCAATCTCCTCCGAAACAACAAATCTATGCACAAGCTTCCCCACAGAAACAATCAACTCTGACCAGTTTCTTTCAAACAGTCAACAAGAAAAG GCCTTTGGAGGACGAGCTCTTCGCTGTTATGTCAGAGCCAAAAAGGCCTGTACTGGAATCATCCATCAGCATACAGGCACCAAACACCCCTGCAGCAACATCCCAGACTCCACTGGGGTCAGCAGCTGATCTTTTTGTAGGACAGTCAGAGGTTCAGTCAGACAGGGTCTCCCACGCTGTCCAGGAGGAGCCACGgagcagaaagaggaaggagatggAAGCAGAGATACAGATGGATGAACTGGAGTCTATTATGTCTGAGGATATGGACTGCTTTGATGAGCAGCCCTCAGATAATCAAGGCCAGCAAGCACAGCTAATGATGCACAGTTCAGCCAAACAGAAACAAGGTTTAAAAACTGTGGAGGCCTCAAGCAAGAAGCAACGGGTCCACGTAGAAGAAAATGGAACCAACAAAAGGCCACAGGTGGAAAAAGAGGCAGGTTCCCATAACAACCACAGCCAAAAATCTGAACAGCACATTGTCTCCATCAAGACAGAGCAGGTCCATCCTTTTGAATACAGGACAACTTATCATGAGCCCAGCAATCCTCCAGAAGTGTCAACTGCCAGTACAAGTAAAAACATTGAGCCTTTTGAAGATGACGAGGCATCTTTCATTGAG GATTTAGAACTACTCAAAGCAGATATTTGCCAACCTAAAGAAGAGACCAAGACTCCTCTGAAACCTGTTACAGTCAAACAGGAGCTTCAA GAGTCAAAGATTGATGAAGACCTTCCTAAAAAGGTGGTGTTAGTGGAGTTTAGATCTCTCACTGTGACTGCACCTcccaaaaccaaaccaaagagGATGCAGGATATCGGCTATGCAAAGAACTTCAAATGTTTCCGCAAG ATCTGCCGGCCAGGCGCAGGCGGCTCACCCCACATTATCGGAGGGTCTGATCTGCTGGTTCACAACAGGGGCAAGAACTCTGATCTGGATGAATGGCTGAAAGATGCAGCTGAG gagGAACGTCAGAGCAGACGAGACGAGAGTGTAGGAGATGACCTCTTTAG atacAACCCCACCAAACTAACCAGGAGAAGATGA
- the osgin2 gene encoding oxidative stress-induced growth inhibitor 2 isoform X2 has protein sequence MPLLEETTRPKEHPPTVPVVIIGNGPSGICLSYLLSGYKPYLDTSTVHPNPILYRKLQETKQLPITEQDLEYLSEGLEGRSRNPVAVLFDTLLHPNADFGYEFPPVLQWRRDKQQHIPHLVLGRATPGGAWHAMEGSMLTISLGIWMELPGVNYRDLTNGKRRDVTSDRATPEEISSYYRNYVKLKGLQKNFVDNTYVTSVQKLCRGHEGEGLENRHTDQRDGGMGDGGNEGFEGNGVECLNNGGGGALWEVRGYQQVQNDTHVPFSLFAENVVLATGASDSPVRLGVEGEDLPFVFHSISDLGLAVSRRKLDMNSDPVLIVGAGLSAADAVLCACNSNIRVLHVFRKNIDDPDIIFKQLPKTLYPEYHKVYNMMCSQTYTDVAPSSASNRPQAVSIAFSVCAKMCPKPQLAASNMAGNASVSLFPDYTSFPEHCVVSLQSDMKCLLQGNNSLKAFKISMALVLIGTNPNLFFLKGQGQYLGQDPMKPISCKQNPIDIHPYTFECTKEPGLFAMGPLVGDNFVRFLKGGALGIASCLLKRLKKKGKFISNGGNNFI, from the exons ATGCCTCTGCTGGAAGAGACCACTCGGCCAAAAGAGCACCCACCCACTGTGCCCGTGGTCATCATAG GCAATGGGCCATCAGGTATTTGTCTGTCCTACCTGCTGAGTGGATACAAGCCCTACCTAGATACTTCAACTGTCCACCCAAACCCGATACTCTACAGGAAACTGCAGGAGACCAAGCAACTGCCCATCACTGAACAA GATCTGGAATATTTGAGTGAAGGTCTCGAAGGGAGGTCAAGGAACCCTGTGGCTGTGCTTTTTGACACACTACTGCACCCCAATGCTGACTTTGGCTATGAGTTCCCCCCTGTCCTTCAGTGGAGGAGGGACAAGCAGCAACACATCCCACATCTGGTGCTGGGGAGGGCAACACCTGGAGGTGCCTGGCAT gcAATGGAAGGCTCCATGCTGACTATTAGTCTTGGCATCTGGATGGAGCTTCCCGGGGTTAACTACAGAGACTTGACCAATGGGAAACGCAG GGATGTAACCAGTGACAGAGCCACCCCAGAGGAGATCTCATCCTATTACCGTAACTATGTGAAACTAAAGGGCCTCCAAAAGAATTTTGTTGATAACACCTACGTGACCTCTGTCCAGAAACTCTGCCGGGGGCACGAGGGGGAAGGTCTGGAAAATAGGCACACTGAtcaaagagatggagggatgggaGATGGTGGGAATGAAGGCTTTGAGGGAAATGGAGTTGAGTGTCTAAACAATGGAGGAGGGGGAGCTCTCTGGGAAGTAAGGGGATACCAGCAGGTGCAGAACGACACTCATGTCCCCTTCTCTTTGTTTGCTGAGAATGTAGTTCTGGCCACCGGTGCGTCCGATTCGCCAGTTCGATTAGGTGTAGAGGGTGAGGACCTACCATTTGTATTCCACAGCATCTCAGACCTGGGTTTGGCCGTAAGCCGGAGAAAACTGGATATGAACTCTGATCCGGTTTTAATTGTAGGTGCCGGTTTAAGCGCTGCAGATGCAGTTTTGTGCGCTTGTAACAGCAACATTAGAGTGCTGCATGTCTTTCGTAAGAACATAGATGACCCAGACATCATCTTCAAACAGCTGCCTAAGACCCTGTACCCAGAGTACCACAAAGTCTACAACATGATGTGCTCTCAGACGTACACGGATGTGGCTCCCTCCTCTGCTTCAAACAGACCCCAGGCAGTTAGTATTGCCTTTTCAGTATGTGCCAAGATGTGCCCCAAGCCCCAACTTGCCGCAAGTAACATGGCTGGTAATGCCAGTGTGAGCCTGTTTCCTGACTACACCAGTTTCCCCGAACACTGTGTGGTGTCCCTCCAGTCTGACATGAAGTGTTTGCTGCAGGGGAACAACTCCCTCAAGGCATTCAAAATCTCCATGGCCCTAGTGCTGATTGGGACCAACCCAAACTTGTTTTTCTTGAAGGGGCAGGGCCAGTACCTGGGTCAGGATCCAATGAAACCCATCTCCTGCAAACAGAACCCCATTGACATCCACCCCTACACTTTTGAGTGTACCAAGGAGCCAGGTCTGTTTGCCATGGGCCCGCTGGTGGGAGACAACTTTGTTCGCTTTTTGAAGGGTGGCGCTTTAGGCATCGCCTCCTGTCTGCTGAAGAGACTCAAGAAGAAAGGGAAGTTCATCAGCAATGGAGGGAATAACTTCATTTGA
- the osgin2 gene encoding oxidative stress-induced growth inhibitor 2 isoform X1, whose product MPALAQAAAMPLLEETTRPKEHPPTVPVVIIGNGPSGICLSYLLSGYKPYLDTSTVHPNPILYRKLQETKQLPITEQDLEYLSEGLEGRSRNPVAVLFDTLLHPNADFGYEFPPVLQWRRDKQQHIPHLVLGRATPGGAWHAMEGSMLTISLGIWMELPGVNYRDLTNGKRRDVTSDRATPEEISSYYRNYVKLKGLQKNFVDNTYVTSVQKLCRGHEGEGLENRHTDQRDGGMGDGGNEGFEGNGVECLNNGGGGALWEVRGYQQVQNDTHVPFSLFAENVVLATGASDSPVRLGVEGEDLPFVFHSISDLGLAVSRRKLDMNSDPVLIVGAGLSAADAVLCACNSNIRVLHVFRKNIDDPDIIFKQLPKTLYPEYHKVYNMMCSQTYTDVAPSSASNRPQAVSIAFSVCAKMCPKPQLAASNMAGNASVSLFPDYTSFPEHCVVSLQSDMKCLLQGNNSLKAFKISMALVLIGTNPNLFFLKGQGQYLGQDPMKPISCKQNPIDIHPYTFECTKEPGLFAMGPLVGDNFVRFLKGGALGIASCLLKRLKKKGKFISNGGNNFI is encoded by the exons TGCCGGCTCTGGCCCAGGCTGCAGCTATGCCTCTGCTGGAAGAGACCACTCGGCCAAAAGAGCACCCACCCACTGTGCCCGTGGTCATCATAG GCAATGGGCCATCAGGTATTTGTCTGTCCTACCTGCTGAGTGGATACAAGCCCTACCTAGATACTTCAACTGTCCACCCAAACCCGATACTCTACAGGAAACTGCAGGAGACCAAGCAACTGCCCATCACTGAACAA GATCTGGAATATTTGAGTGAAGGTCTCGAAGGGAGGTCAAGGAACCCTGTGGCTGTGCTTTTTGACACACTACTGCACCCCAATGCTGACTTTGGCTATGAGTTCCCCCCTGTCCTTCAGTGGAGGAGGGACAAGCAGCAACACATCCCACATCTGGTGCTGGGGAGGGCAACACCTGGAGGTGCCTGGCAT gcAATGGAAGGCTCCATGCTGACTATTAGTCTTGGCATCTGGATGGAGCTTCCCGGGGTTAACTACAGAGACTTGACCAATGGGAAACGCAG GGATGTAACCAGTGACAGAGCCACCCCAGAGGAGATCTCATCCTATTACCGTAACTATGTGAAACTAAAGGGCCTCCAAAAGAATTTTGTTGATAACACCTACGTGACCTCTGTCCAGAAACTCTGCCGGGGGCACGAGGGGGAAGGTCTGGAAAATAGGCACACTGAtcaaagagatggagggatgggaGATGGTGGGAATGAAGGCTTTGAGGGAAATGGAGTTGAGTGTCTAAACAATGGAGGAGGGGGAGCTCTCTGGGAAGTAAGGGGATACCAGCAGGTGCAGAACGACACTCATGTCCCCTTCTCTTTGTTTGCTGAGAATGTAGTTCTGGCCACCGGTGCGTCCGATTCGCCAGTTCGATTAGGTGTAGAGGGTGAGGACCTACCATTTGTATTCCACAGCATCTCAGACCTGGGTTTGGCCGTAAGCCGGAGAAAACTGGATATGAACTCTGATCCGGTTTTAATTGTAGGTGCCGGTTTAAGCGCTGCAGATGCAGTTTTGTGCGCTTGTAACAGCAACATTAGAGTGCTGCATGTCTTTCGTAAGAACATAGATGACCCAGACATCATCTTCAAACAGCTGCCTAAGACCCTGTACCCAGAGTACCACAAAGTCTACAACATGATGTGCTCTCAGACGTACACGGATGTGGCTCCCTCCTCTGCTTCAAACAGACCCCAGGCAGTTAGTATTGCCTTTTCAGTATGTGCCAAGATGTGCCCCAAGCCCCAACTTGCCGCAAGTAACATGGCTGGTAATGCCAGTGTGAGCCTGTTTCCTGACTACACCAGTTTCCCCGAACACTGTGTGGTGTCCCTCCAGTCTGACATGAAGTGTTTGCTGCAGGGGAACAACTCCCTCAAGGCATTCAAAATCTCCATGGCCCTAGTGCTGATTGGGACCAACCCAAACTTGTTTTTCTTGAAGGGGCAGGGCCAGTACCTGGGTCAGGATCCAATGAAACCCATCTCCTGCAAACAGAACCCCATTGACATCCACCCCTACACTTTTGAGTGTACCAAGGAGCCAGGTCTGTTTGCCATGGGCCCGCTGGTGGGAGACAACTTTGTTCGCTTTTTGAAGGGTGGCGCTTTAGGCATCGCCTCCTGTCTGCTGAAGAGACTCAAGAAGAAAGGGAAGTTCATCAGCAATGGAGGGAATAACTTCATTTGA